A region from the Paraurantiacibacter namhicola genome encodes:
- a CDS encoding MaoC family dehydratase, whose amino-acid sequence MRDGVIEVSPGRFREVQGRYFEDFVVGHVYEHRPGRTITDADNVWFTLLTMNTHPAHFDYELSKDTEFGKPLVVSPLTIALMTGMSVSDTSGKAIANLGWDEVRMVHPLFVGDTLYCESEILEKRESKSRPQQGIVTFKTTAKNQNGDICAHYKRSVLVWKRGHGNLDA is encoded by the coding sequence ATGCGTGACGGAGTGATCGAGGTTTCGCCGGGCCGGTTCCGCGAAGTGCAGGGCCGCTATTTCGAGGATTTCGTGGTCGGCCACGTTTATGAACACCGGCCGGGCCGGACCATCACCGATGCCGACAATGTGTGGTTCACGCTGCTGACCATGAACACGCATCCGGCGCATTTCGATTACGAGCTTTCGAAAGACACCGAATTCGGCAAGCCGCTGGTGGTCAGCCCGCTGACCATCGCGCTGATGACCGGCATGAGCGTGTCCGACACCAGCGGCAAGGCCATCGCCAACCTTGGCTGGGACGAGGTCCGCATGGTCCACCCGCTGTTCGTGGGCGACACGCTGTATTGCGAAAGCGAGATCCTGGAAAAGCGCGAAAGCAAGAGCCGGCCGCAGCAGGGCATCGTCACTTTCAAGACCACCGCAAAAAACCAGAACGGCGATATCTGCGCGCATTACAAGCGCTCCGTGCTGGTGTGGAAGCGCGGCCACGGCAATCTGGACGCATAG
- a CDS encoding HpcH/HpaI aldolase/citrate lyase family protein, translating to MFSHSSLLFVPGSRPDRFAKARAAKAGLTVIDLEDAVPADGKDAAREAALEAIAEDPAAYALRINPPTTPAGIADLYHLARAGTLPEVMLVPMVQSEGELAVVRGALGDTCPALVPLVETPRGLRRARAIASSPGVAALMFGGGDFSGELGVELAWEPLLLARQQIVLACAEAGVPAVDVPFIQLDDEDGLAAECGRVRALGFAAKAAIHPRQVAAIETAFAPTSADIEEARRAIAAFEGAGGKAIRHEGRMLEAPLVKHYRAVLAREGSDAHA from the coding sequence ATGTTCTCGCACTCCAGCCTGCTTTTTGTCCCCGGCTCGCGGCCCGATCGCTTTGCGAAAGCGCGCGCGGCGAAGGCGGGGCTGACGGTCATCGACCTGGAGGATGCGGTCCCTGCCGATGGCAAGGATGCCGCGCGCGAGGCTGCGCTGGAGGCCATTGCGGAAGATCCCGCTGCTTATGCGCTGCGGATCAATCCGCCCACCACCCCTGCCGGTATCGCGGACCTGTACCACCTCGCCCGTGCGGGCACGCTGCCGGAAGTTATGCTGGTGCCCATGGTCCAGTCTGAGGGCGAACTCGCCGTCGTGCGCGGCGCGCTGGGCGATACGTGCCCGGCGCTGGTCCCGCTGGTGGAAACGCCGCGCGGCCTGCGCCGCGCCCGCGCCATCGCGTCATCGCCCGGCGTCGCCGCGCTGATGTTCGGTGGCGGCGATTTCTCCGGCGAGCTCGGCGTCGAACTGGCGTGGGAGCCGCTGCTGCTCGCCCGCCAGCAGATCGTGCTCGCCTGCGCGGAGGCCGGCGTTCCGGCCGTGGACGTGCCCTTCATCCAGCTGGATGACGAGGATGGTCTGGCGGCGGAATGCGGCCGGGTGCGCGCGCTTGGCTTTGCGGCCAAGGCAGCGATCCATCCGCGCCAGGTGGCAGCCATCGAGACCGCCTTCGCGCCCACCAGCGCCGATATCGAAGAAGCCAGGCGGGCCATTGCCGCCTTCGAAGGCGCGGGCGGCAAGGCGATCCGGCACGAAGGGCGGATGCTGGAAGCGCCGCTGGTCAAACATTACCGCGCCGTGCTGGCGCGCGAGGGGAGCGACGCGCATGCGTGA
- a CDS encoding DUF1838 family protein, with amino-acid sequence MTIRKIFAALGMTAAPAALAMALAPAQASAQMLDPAVAEDALEISKRLQCGEADGETAVYHWSGNVYGRSPGQPDILLFRGEGMNVRRCVEVTDPERGTGWRMVSREVMLMLDPETGEVVDEWTNPYTGKTVKVMQIHNDPVNGRPNYPRAADGTPFSLGTLKEAGPYVFIPFEVPLFYTNPLAGDYQNYVGNMYHAMEIFDFAALKDELYDASRPTAYPMISWVRVSQWAPWMEMGGRPGQMVFNAMGRKLPGGFEELPAILKDEIRANYPIYEDAPPADDTRRNETTWTKFKLLTDQERAASGDAPAHSGH; translated from the coding sequence GTGACCATCCGCAAGATTTTCGCCGCTCTCGGCATGACCGCTGCCCCCGCAGCCCTGGCCATGGCACTCGCCCCCGCACAAGCGTCCGCGCAGATGCTGGACCCGGCCGTAGCGGAAGACGCGCTGGAAATCAGCAAGCGGTTGCAATGCGGCGAAGCCGATGGCGAAACCGCTGTCTATCACTGGTCCGGCAATGTCTATGGCCGCTCCCCCGGCCAGCCCGATATCCTGCTGTTCCGCGGCGAAGGCATGAATGTGCGCCGCTGCGTGGAAGTGACCGACCCGGAGCGTGGTACGGGCTGGCGCATGGTCAGCCGCGAAGTGATGCTGATGCTGGATCCGGAAACGGGCGAAGTGGTCGATGAATGGACCAACCCCTACACCGGCAAGACGGTGAAGGTGATGCAGATCCACAACGATCCGGTGAACGGGCGGCCCAATTACCCGCGCGCTGCCGATGGCACGCCCTTCAGCCTTGGCACGCTGAAAGAGGCTGGCCCTTACGTCTTCATCCCGTTCGAAGTGCCGCTGTTCTACACCAACCCGCTGGCCGGGGATTACCAGAATTATGTCGGCAATATGTATCACGCGATGGAGATCTTCGACTTCGCCGCGCTGAAGGATGAGCTTTACGACGCGTCCCGGCCCACGGCTTATCCGATGATCAGCTGGGTGCGCGTTTCGCAATGGGCGCCGTGGATGGAGATGGGTGGCCGGCCGGGCCAGATGGTCTTCAATGCCATGGGCCGCAAGCTGCCGGGCGGTTTCGAGGAACTGCCCGCCATCCTGAAGGACGAGATCCGCGCCAATTACCCGATCTACGAGGACGCGCCGCCGGCAGATGACACCCGCCGCAACGAGACGACGTGGACCAAGTTCAAGCTGCTGACGGACCAGGAGCGCGCCGCTTCGGGCGATGCGCCCGCGCATAGCGGCCACTGA
- a CDS encoding flavin monoamine oxidase family protein: MVTRRGVLATGAAALVAGAAPRMAWGRTEADVAIIGAGLAGLAAARMLESAGARVTVIEAERRVGGRLHTLRHLPGSPEAGGIQVGSGYTILRRIAAELGVGLDEGGGAGAGVAQRPGNYYHINGTGVPSAGWVRSPANLLPPRERETEPAALARLFARALPALGSPEAWLDAAPALDISWRDALRAAGASAEAQRLLEANLNGNSLDSMSQLHVARTLAIYRSQPGPVATIAGGSQALPEAMAATLAASPRLGVRVRALAEDGGGVAIETDKGTIRARHAICTIPFAALRHIPVQSQMPPPTAHMMAALPYTRASFAYIQARTPFWLGDGLPETLWSDDPLIGRVFALSDGSDGAAPMLKLWTTGSGADLLDRMPPDVAKAEISRRIASMRPSAQGQLGEITLFSWQASPFARGIYHHIGTGMAAALAAATRHEGARLHFAGEHLAQASTGMEAALESGERAARLVLSRL, translated from the coding sequence ATGGTCACACGGCGCGGCGTGCTGGCCACCGGCGCTGCGGCGCTGGTGGCCGGCGCCGCGCCGCGCATGGCCTGGGGGCGGACCGAGGCCGATGTGGCGATCATCGGTGCCGGCCTGGCCGGACTTGCCGCCGCCCGGATGCTGGAAAGCGCGGGCGCGCGGGTTACCGTAATCGAGGCGGAGCGCCGCGTCGGCGGGCGATTGCACACGCTGCGGCACCTGCCGGGCTCTCCGGAAGCGGGCGGCATCCAGGTCGGCTCCGGCTACACCATCCTGCGGAGAATTGCCGCCGAGCTGGGCGTGGGCCTGGATGAGGGCGGCGGCGCGGGTGCGGGCGTAGCGCAGCGCCCGGGCAATTATTACCACATCAACGGCACGGGCGTTCCCTCGGCTGGGTGGGTGCGGAGCCCTGCCAATCTGCTGCCGCCGCGCGAACGCGAGACGGAACCCGCAGCACTGGCGCGCCTGTTTGCCCGCGCCCTGCCCGCACTGGGCTCGCCGGAGGCCTGGCTCGATGCCGCTCCCGCGCTCGATATCTCATGGCGCGATGCCCTGCGCGCGGCGGGTGCCAGCGCGGAAGCGCAGCGGCTGCTGGAGGCGAACCTCAACGGCAATTCGCTGGATAGCATGTCGCAACTGCACGTGGCGCGAACGCTGGCGATCTATCGCAGCCAGCCCGGACCGGTCGCCACCATCGCGGGCGGGTCGCAGGCTCTGCCCGAAGCGATGGCAGCCACACTGGCCGCGTCCCCGCGCCTCGGCGTGCGGGTCAGGGCGCTGGCCGAGGATGGCGGCGGCGTAGCGATAGAGACCGATAAGGGAACGATCCGCGCGCGGCATGCCATCTGCACCATCCCCTTCGCCGCCCTGCGCCACATCCCGGTGCAAAGCCAAATGCCTCCGCCCACGGCTCACATGATGGCCGCCCTGCCCTACACGCGTGCCAGCTTCGCCTATATCCAGGCGCGCACGCCCTTCTGGCTTGGCGACGGCCTGCCGGAAACGCTGTGGAGCGACGATCCGCTGATCGGCCGGGTCTTTGCCCTGTCGGACGGTTCGGACGGAGCTGCGCCCATGTTGAAACTGTGGACCACCGGCTCTGGCGCCGACCTGCTCGACCGGATGCCCCCCGATGTCGCCAAGGCAGAGATTTCGCGGCGTATCGCGTCCATGCGTCCGTCGGCGCAGGGCCAGCTGGGCGAGATCACGCTGTTCAGCTGGCAGGCATCGCCCTTCGCGCGCGGAATCTACCACCATATCGGCACCGGCATGGCGGCTGCGCTTGCCGCAGCGACGCGCCACGAAGGCGCGCGGCTGCACTTCGCCGGCGAGCACCTGGCGCAGGCCAGCACCGGCATGGAGGCCGCGCTGGAAAGCGGCGAGAGGGCCGCGCGGCTCGTCCTTTCACGGCTCTGA